In Candidatus Pantoea floridensis, the genomic window ATTATCTTCCGTTACACTGTGTCGCAGGACAATTTGTGGAGAGTAATCAATGAAGGTGAATGACCGCGTTACGGTAAAAACCGACGGTGGCCCGCGTCGCGTAGGTACGGTGCTGGCCGTTGAGGCATTTAACGAAGGCATCATGTACCTGGTGGCGCTGGAAGATTATCCGCTGGGCATCTGGTTCTTTAATGAAAGTGAGCATGCGGAAGGGGTGTTTGTTGAGCCGTATGAAGGGGCTTGATGGCTTCCGTGTTCCGGGTGAGCACCAATGCGCATCCGAATAAATGTTGGATCGCCATCCAAGGTGTAATGCTTGTCAGTTTAGCGTTGCACGGTCGCCATGAATGGCGCCCCTACGCTATCTCGCTGGGATTTCGTAGGGTGCGCATTCATGCGCACCTGAAAATATACGCCATTGATTGCTAAGTAGAGAGGGAGCATGCCATTTACGGCGGCCTCCCTCAAAGCAACGCTTAAAACGTCTCCCAATTATCATTTCCCGACGTCGCCAAAGCGGCGCGCGGCGCTAAGTTCGGCGTGCGCAACGTGGGCTGCGCGGCTTTAGCAGCCTGGGCCACCGGGCTATCACTCAAACGGAAGACCGCTACCGCCTGCGTCAAGCGTCCTGCCTGATCTTCCAGTGAAGCCGCCGCGGATGAGGCTTCCTCCACCAGCGAGGCGTTCTGCTGCGTCACGTTATCCATTTCGGTTACCGCCAGGCTCACCTGCTGAATGCCACGGCTCTGCTCGTCCGATGCGGCGGCGATTTCGGCCATAATATCGGTGACGCGGCGTACTGCTTCAACAATTTCACCCATGGTGTTACCGGCTTCACCTACCTGACGTGAACCATTGGTAATTAAACCCACCGATTCAGCGATCAGCGTTTCAATCTCTTTCGCCGCCTGCGCACTACGCTGTGCAAGATTACGCACTTCGCTGGCTACCACTGCAAAGCCACGGCCTTGTTCACCGGCTCGCGCCGCTTCAACCGCGGCATTCAGCGCCAGAATATTGGTCTGGAAAGCGATGCTATTAATGACGTTGGTGATCTCAGCAATTTTCTTCGAACTGCCGGAGATATTGTTCATGGTTTGTACCACGCCATTGACCAGATCGCCGCCGCTGCGTGCTTTGCCTGAGGCATCTGCGGCCAGCTGGCTGGCATGATGGGCATTTTCGGCGTTCTGTTTCACCGTGGCAGTTAGCTGCTCCATGCTGGCTGCGGTTTGCTCAAGCGCCGACGCCTGCTCTTCAGTCCGCGACGATAAATCGGTGTTGCCGGCAGAGATCTCGCTGGAGCCCTGATAGATCGCCACCGCGCCTTCACGCACCGTACCTACCGTGCGCACCAGCGATGCCTGCATCAATTGCAGATTATGCAGCAGGCTGCCAATCTCGCTGCGGCCATAGGCTTGCTCGGGCGCAGTCAAATCGCCCTGAGCGATGCGTTCGATACGGTCGACGGATTGACGCAGCGGCGAGATCACCACGCGACGCAGGAAGACAAAGGTAAGCAGTACCAGCACTAAAGCCGCGGCAAAAGCGGCCGCCATGGCAATAAATCCTACGCGTGATTGATGGGCGGCTTCAGCGTTAATCGTTTCCGCCCGGTCGGTGCGGATTTTAATCGCTTTCAACAGCACATCGTTATACGCATCATCCAGCTTGCGCGTGACGTCCGTTTCCTGCGCCACGATGCCTTCAAAGCTGCCTTGCTTAGCCGATTCAATCATCGGCTTAAGGCCTTTATCGATGTAGGCGTTAAAGCTGGCGGTCAGCGGTTCATCAAGCGCAATGTCAGCCGGAGTTTTCGCCTTGCGATCCATATAAATCTTGAAGCCTTCACGCGCCTGCTTAATCCGCATTTCGGTGCGGGCTAAATCGGCACGATAACCGTCCATTTCACCAATACGCGCGGCCGCACCCGATTGCAGTACATTGAGACGCGCGGTGCGCAGGTGGTTTGAGCTATTAGAGATGCCCATACGGATTTGAATCTCTTCCGTGGCATCGTTCAGGGAGTTGTTACTTTGAATTAAAAAGTAGCTGGCGAGTCCAATGCACAGGGCAAAAAGCAGCAGAATGCCACCAAAGATCATACTGAACAGAGGCATCAGGCGCAGGTTCTGCCAGACGCTGAGCTTATATTGCTCATCAATCGATGCTGTTTTCATATCCTTGCTCTCATGTAGGTAGGTGTTATGAGAGTAAGCATCGGCAGGGCCGGAGAAAGGATTAGACAGGAAAGTGGGATCAAACTCGCAAAACGTAAAAGGGCCAATCACGCGATTAGCCCTTTTACTCTGCATACTTCAAGCTGCAGGCGCGATGGCTGCAGGTGTTTACCCCAGCCACTTACTTGAGTAAGTCCCTGGAATTCATCCCGCTACCGCCTTCCTGCCGCTTGAATTATTTTGGGAAATTAACTTCAGGTAATTATCGCACGTTAACATAAATCCCTGAGGTGACATTATCAGTCAAGCGGACAACATGATAAATAACCTGCTTATTATGAGTTTTAATTTTGCGTTTAATATTACCTTTGTGTGACGAAACGGTTTTAGCTTTAATTTGCATCTTGTCCGAAATTTGAATGGTGTCATGGCCTGACATCCACATTTTCAACATATTAGATTCAGTCTGACTTAATGTCAGCGGATGCACGTCGAGCCCAGCAGAAATACGCGGCGAAGCGTTGAGTTTCTTTTGCAGGTAGGTTCCTAGTAAGGAATCCAACGTCGAGGTTTTTATCGATTTTGATGTAATAATCAGGTTCTTACGAACGTAGAGGTATTCCTCAAAATGGATATTCGAGATCGCCATGAAAATAAAGAATAAGGTATCAGGATGCTGCATAATAATGGCACGAATACGATCGCTAGAATCGGATTCGTGAATAAAGCACTCTTCGTTGATAAACACGACGCCCGGCTTTATTTGTTCACATCTTTGCTGCAATTGTTCAATGTCAGACACAGGAGTAATATTTTTCTTTTTAACTCCCTTGGCAGACATATAGTCAGACAATCCGAGGCGTGTGTAATTACATGAATCCATAATAATCGTTGGCATTATAGCGACCCTCACCAATTTGTTATCCGTTTAAATCAACGATGAATACGCGTTTGCGGTACGAGAGAAATTTCCAAAGACACTTTTTTATTCTGCTCGGCAGATTGGCGATAGTTATCCATGCGCCATCATGACTCTTCCCTGAACCGTGCTGCGAAGTTTTTTTTTTAGTACATCCACGTCACTCTTCACCCAGCCATAGCGGGAATAGCTGAGAATTTGTATTAAGTGTTTAATTCGCTCTGTTTTGAGAGCCCTGTCACTATCGCGCAGATCACAGACAAATCTGATAGGACAATTCTTAAAAACATTTGAATCGCGAAAGTGTGACGCTTTAGCGAGCGTTGACAATGCCGGAAAAAAGGGATTTAGACAAGAAAAATCGCTGTGAATTTTTTTTTGTTTAAAAACAGCCCTTTGAGCATTTCAACACCCAATCCCCAAGGTTTGTCACCTTAAGAATCGTCTGACTAAAATACGCGAAGCGCGGTTTAATAAGAATAATTTTCACCTAAAATGCGCATTTATCAGAATATCCTCAGTTGATTTCTGAGAAATATGGTTTGAAAAATGCACAGACTGATTTTGATTGCTTAACTATTACTTAAGGGCGTCTACAGAATAGTTAATCAACTTGCGCGGGAAAGTTCTGACATAAACTGGGCGAGTAAATCAAAGACTTCGCTAAACAGATGTTCGCAGAAGGGAGCAAGCAGCGGCATCATCATCCCTACGCTGAGTATGCCCACCGTTAAGGTAATCGGGAAGCCAATGGCAAAAATGGAGAGTTGTGGTGAAACACGGTTTAACAAACCTAGTGCCATGTTTAGCGTGAGGAGCAGAACTATTAAGGGCAGCGCTAACATCATGCCATTAAGGAAAATTAATCCGGCGGACTTCACTAACGCCATAAAGGCATTGGCGTTGAGTGGCTGATCGTTAATCGGCAAAGTATGAAAACTGTCCACCAGCAGTGAAATCAGCCAAAGGTGTCCGTTGAAGGTCAGAAACAGCAGCATGGCCAGCATGTCGAGAAAACGCGCTAACACCGGCATGTTTAATCGACTACCGGGGTCAAAAAAGGTGGCGAAGGACAACCCCATCTGCAAGCCAATCACTTCACCCGCCATACGCACCGCGGCAAACGCGAACTGCATGGTCAGCCCAATGCTGATGCCAATTAGCAACTGTTGTAGCAGCAACCAGAATCCAGCTGGGGTAAATAAGGTGACCTCCACCGGCGGCAATACCGGAATGATGATCCAGGTAGTGAGCACCGCCAGGCCAATCTTTACGCGCTTCGGGATCGATTTCTCGCTCAGCATTGGCGCGCTGGCAAACAGCGCCAGTAAACGCACCATCGGCCAGAAAAATTGTGCGACCCAATGGATCAGCTGGCTGCTATCGAGGTTGATCATCAGCCAATGATGTAAGGCAGGTTGCTAAACAGCGTGCGGATATAGTCGAGCATTAGGTTGAGCATCCACGGACCGGCAATTACCGCCGTTGCCGCCACGGCCATGATTTTGGGAATAAAGGAGAGCGTCTGTTCGTTAATCTGCGTGGCGGCCTGCAGCACGCTGATAATCAAACCGCTTACCATGGCCACCAGCAACATCGGTGCCGCCATCAACAGGGCGACGCGCATTGCTTCCTGGCCCATAACCATTACTGATTCAGGTGTCATGCTGCACTCCTCGAGAAAGAAAGGTGAGGGCGAACGCCACTCAAGAGTAGAAACTTTGCGCCAGTGATCCCACCAGCAGCTGCCAGCCATCAACCAGCACGAACAGCATCAGCTTGAACGGCAGGGAAATCGTGGCGGGCGGTACCATCATCATCCCTAAGGCCATCAGTACGCTGGCCACCACCAGATCGATA contains:
- the fliR gene encoding flagellar biosynthetic protein FliR; this encodes MINLDSSQLIHWVAQFFWPMVRLLALFASAPMLSEKSIPKRVKIGLAVLTTWIIIPVLPPVEVTLFTPAGFWLLLQQLLIGISIGLTMQFAFAAVRMAGEVIGLQMGLSFATFFDPGSRLNMPVLARFLDMLAMLLFLTFNGHLWLISLLVDSFHTLPINDQPLNANAFMALVKSAGLIFLNGMMLALPLIVLLLTLNMALGLLNRVSPQLSIFAIGFPITLTVGILSVGMMMPLLAPFCEHLFSEVFDLLAQFMSELSRAS
- the fliQ gene encoding flagellar biosynthesis protein FliQ, encoding MTPESVMVMGQEAMRVALLMAAPMLLVAMVSGLIISVLQAATQINEQTLSFIPKIMAVAATAVIAGPWMLNLMLDYIRTLFSNLPYIIG
- the rcsA gene encoding transcriptional regulator RcsA, translating into MPTIIMDSCNYTRLGLSDYMSAKGVKKKNITPVSDIEQLQQRCEQIKPGVVFINEECFIHESDSSDRIRAIIMQHPDTLFFIFMAISNIHFEEYLYVRKNLIITSKSIKTSTLDSLLGTYLQKKLNASPRISAGLDVHPLTLSQTESNMLKMWMSGHDTIQISDKMQIKAKTVSSHKGNIKRKIKTHNKQVIYHVVRLTDNVTSGIYVNVR
- the dsrB gene encoding protein DsrB, with the translated sequence MKVNDRVTVKTDGGPRRVGTVLAVEAFNEGIMYLVALEDYPLGIWFFNESEHAEGVFVEPYEGA
- a CDS encoding methyl-accepting chemotaxis protein, with amino-acid sequence MKTASIDEQYKLSVWQNLRLMPLFSMIFGGILLLFALCIGLASYFLIQSNNSLNDATEEIQIRMGISNSSNHLRTARLNVLQSGAAARIGEMDGYRADLARTEMRIKQAREGFKIYMDRKAKTPADIALDEPLTASFNAYIDKGLKPMIESAKQGSFEGIVAQETDVTRKLDDAYNDVLLKAIKIRTDRAETINAEAAHQSRVGFIAMAAAFAAALVLVLLTFVFLRRVVISPLRQSVDRIERIAQGDLTAPEQAYGRSEIGSLLHNLQLMQASLVRTVGTVREGAVAIYQGSSEISAGNTDLSSRTEEQASALEQTAASMEQLTATVKQNAENAHHASQLAADASGKARSGGDLVNGVVQTMNNISGSSKKIAEITNVINSIAFQTNILALNAAVEAARAGEQGRGFAVVASEVRNLAQRSAQAAKEIETLIAESVGLITNGSRQVGEAGNTMGEIVEAVRRVTDIMAEIAAASDEQSRGIQQVSLAVTEMDNVTQQNASLVEEASSAAASLEDQAGRLTQAVAVFRLSDSPVAQAAKAAQPTLRTPNLAPRAALATSGNDNWETF